The following are from one region of the Juglans regia cultivar Chandler chromosome 10, Walnut 2.0, whole genome shotgun sequence genome:
- the LOC109008899 gene encoding probable gamma-secretase subunit PEN-2 codes for METGSQAHTTNPDRNPNPNNPNNRNPSPNRSSTILGSSPLWPTIDGPLGLSEEASVSYARSFYSFGFAMLPWLWALNCFYFWPVLRHSRSFPRIRRYVVRSAVGFGVFTAILATWALTFAIGGKSLFGPVWDQLVLYNLADRLGLTGWS; via the exons ATGGAGACCGGCTCACAGGCCCACACCACCAATCCCGATCGCAACCCAAACCCCAACAATCCGAACAACCGGAACCCTAGTCCTAATCGGAGCTCAACAATATTGGGATCTTCGCCCCTATGGCCCACTATCGACGGCCCGCTGGGTCTTTCGGAGGAAGCTTCGGTGAGCTATGCGCGGAGTTTCTACAGTTTCGGATTCGCAATGCTGCCCTGGCTTTGGGCACTCAATTGCTTCTACTTCTGGCCCGTTCTCCGCCACTCTCGCTCCTTCCCTCGCATCCGCCGct ATGTTGTCAGATCAGCAGTTGGGTTCGGTGTATTCACAGCTATTTTGGCGACATGGGCCCTTACATTCGCCATTGGAGGGAAATCTCTCTTTGGACCTGTTTGGGATCAACTTGTATTGTACAATCTCGCTGACAGATTAGGCTTGACTGGTTGGAGCTAG